In the Engystomops pustulosus chromosome 2, aEngPut4.maternal, whole genome shotgun sequence genome, one interval contains:
- the LOC140119031 gene encoding monocarboxylate transporter 1-like, whose amino-acid sequence MAPAVGGPVGYTPPEGGWGWAVVVGAFVSIGFSYAFAKSITVFFKDIEVIFGATSSQVSWISSILLAVMYAGGPISSVLVNKYGSRPIMIAGGLLAGTGLIGASFCNTVSQLYFCIGVIGGFGLAFNLNPALTMIGRYFFKRRPIANGIAMAGSPVFLSTLAPLNQYFYSIFGWRGSFLILGGLLLNCCVAGSLMRPIGPKPEDLKKKVGKEVLEVAGCAPKADGDANKDLSDGKARTKPPFIETINKFLDFSLFTHRGFLIYLSGHTIMFFGLFTPLVFLSNYAKSKHISKESAAFLLSILAFVDMIARPSMGMVANTKWVRPKVQYFFAVAVLFNGVCHLLAPLSSDYVGFAVYAAFFGFAYGWLSSVLFETLMDLVGAQRFSSAVGLVTIVECCPVLLGPPLLGKLNDMYGDYKYTYQACGIVLIISSIYLIIGMTIHYRLLAKEPIAEMKMRCQKASGGESEHNFSNELAILPQNCYDVLHEEDSNI is encoded by the exons ATGGCACCTGCAGTCGGGGGACCTGTGGGTTACACCCCACCTGAAGGAGGCTGGGGGTGGGCTGTGGTGGTTGGAGCTTTTGTGTCCATTGGTTTCTCTTACGCCTTTGCAAAATCCATCACAGTGTTCTTTAAAGATATAGAAGTGATATTTGGAGCAACAAGTAGTCAGGTCTCCTGGATTTCTTCTATTTTGTTGGCGGTGATGTATGCTGGAG gtCCCATAAGCAGTGTGCTGGTGAATAAATATGGGAGCAGACCCATCATGATAGCTGGGGGTCTTCTTGCAGGCACTGGCTTAATTGGAGCCTCATTCTGTAATACTGTCAGCcagctgtatttctgtattgGAGTTATTGGAG gatTTGGTTTGGCTTTTAACTTGAATCCAGCACTAACCATGATTGGCAGATATTTCTTTAAGAGGAGACCTATAGCTAATGGAATCGCCATGGCAGGAAGCCCTGTATTTTTGTCTACACTCGCTCCCCTGAATCAGTATTTTTATAGCATCTTTGGATGGAGAGGAAGTTTCCTTATCTTGGGTGGTCTTCTGCTGAATTGTTGTGTTGCAGGTTCCTTAATGCGTCCCATTGGACCAAAACCTGAGGACTTGAAAAAGAAAGTGGGCAAGGAGGTTTTAGAAGTAGCAGGATGTGCTCCAAAAGCAGATGGGGATGCTAACAAAGATTTAAGTGACGGCAAAGCAAGAACTAAGCCACCTTTCATTGAGACAATCAACAAATTTTTGGACTTTTCACTTTTTACTCATAGGGGATTTTTGATTTACCTTTCTGGCCACACCATTATGTTCTTTGGACTTTTTACACCTTTAGTCTTCCTCAGCAATTATGCAAAAAGCAAACATATTTCCAAAGAGAGTGCAGCCTTCTTGCTTTCTATCCTTGCTTTTGTAGATATGATTGCAAGACCGTCCATGGGGATGGTAGCAAATACTAAGTGGGTGAGACCAAAGGTGCAGTATTTCTTTGCTGTTGCTGTGCTTTTTAATGGTGTTTGCCACCTTTTGGCTCCTCTATCATCAGATTATGTTGGTTTTGCTGTATACGCTGCTTTCTTCGGATTTGCGTATGGTTGGCTTAGCTCTGTCCTCTTTGAAACTTTGATGGACTTGGTTGGTGCACAAAGATTTTCAAGTGCTGTCGGATTGGTGACTATTGTTGAATGTTGCCCTGTGCTCCTTGGACCACCTCTTTTAG GTAAACTAAATGATATGTATGGAGACTACAAGTACACTTACCAGGCTTGTGGGATAGTGCTGATCATTTCTTCAATATACCTCATTATTGGAATGACCATCCATTACAGACTCCTAGCAAAAGAGCCAATAGCCGAAATGAAAATGAGATGCCAGAAGGCAAGTGGTGGAGAATCTGAACACAACTTCAGCAATGAACTCGCAATCCTTCCTCAGAATTGCTATGACGTGTTGCATGAGGAGGACAGCAACATATGA